The DNA sequence ATAAGAATTACCGGTCAAAGTTCAGGCTGCTCAGTAAATTGTCAAAAGATTATGGACGCAATTTAAAATGTGTCAAAAGTGAAAAGGTATGTCTGTTCACTATATAAAAAAATGGCATACCACTTCAGGAAAAAAGGTGTATAGTATGTTAGAAACCGATCGCGAAATGCTCAATGAATTGATAATTGAATCAAGAGAACACCTTGAAGCCATAGAACCGGATCTTCTGGAACTTGAAAAGAAAGGAAGTAGTGTATCCCCTGAACTTATCAACAGAGTATTTCGGGCTGTACACAGTATAAAGGGAGGGTTCGGCTTTTTTGGTGTTACAACAATTGTAAACCTCTCCCATGCAATGGAAAATGTCATGTCCAGAGTACGGGAGAAAGCGATAGAAGTCACCCCGGAAATGACAGATGCACTTTTGCAGGGTATTGATAAGCTAAGTACTCTTCTAAATGATGTAAGCGACAGTGAGAATGTCCCGGTTTCTGAGGAGATTGATAAATTATCTCCCTTCCTTGGCGGTACAGCCCAATCATTGAGCGGAAAAACTCAGATGAGTGATTCGGGGCTTGGAGATAAGAATGATCCTGGCAGTAAATTCAGTATGCTGACTGATGAGATATATGCTGATGTGATTAAAAATGGCAAACTGCTGTATCAGGTAACTGTGGTACCGAAAACAGATCTCTCCAACCTTAACCCAAGCGATTTATTCAAAGAGTGGGAAAAATATGGTGAAATAATTCAAACTGTCCCCGAAAGAGAATATGTTTTAAATGTAAAAGAAATCATGCAATGCGAGGAAATACTGGTCCTCTACTCAACGGTTCTTGAGCCTGATCTTATCAACGAGTGTCTTGGACTCAATTGTGAAAGAATATTGTGTGTCGATACCGATAAATACAGAAATAAGGCAAATAATTCTCTTGATACAGAGCTCGAAGCTGCTAATGGAATTGCTGCCCCTAACGGAGAAAAAAAGAGCAGTTCACGAATCGAGGATGTGCTTAGAGTAAAGGTAAGTCTTTTGAACTCTCTGATGAACAATGCAGGTGAACTTGTATTGGCCAGAAATCAGCTGCTGCAGTTTATCGGCAGACCTTTTTCCCACCTACAGGAATCCCAGGAATTTAGTTCAGAAATAGTTAATGCGATCATCAAAACTCTGGAGAGCAGAAATCTTTTAAAATCACTGCAAAATCAGGAAGGTTTACAGGAAGAACTAAATGAAGCAGTGCTTTCCTCGATGAATTTTAAATTAAATGACATTCAGGGCGTAAATACTATTGTTCAGGGTGTTGATATGGTGACTACAGTTCTGCAGGAAGGTATCATGCAGACGAGGATGCAACCCATATCGGTGGTTTTCAGCAAATTTCCAAGAATTATCCGAGATCTTGCAAAAAATCTCGGAAAAAAAATCAATCTCGTTCAGATCGGTCAGGATGTCGAGCTTGACAAATCTGTAATAGAGCTTCTTTCTGATCCTCTCACTCATTTGATTAGAAACTGTGCGGATCACGGTATCGAGTCTGTTGAGAAAAGGAAAAATGCTGGAAAGGATGAAACGGGGCAGGTCGTACTTAAAGCCTATCATGAGGGTGGGAAGGTAATCATTGAGATTGATGATGATGGTGCAGGAATAGATTGTGAAAAAGTTAAGCAAAAGGCTTTGGACAAAGGAATTATCACTGCAGATCAGGCCAAAAAGATTACAGATCAAGATGCCCGGATGCTTATCTTTTCGGCTGGTTTCTCTACTGCCGAAAAAGTAACTGACGTCTCTGGAAGAGGCGTGGGTATGGATGTGGTGAGAACGAATATTGAACGACTGGGAGGAACAATTGAACTCCAGTCGGATTTGGGAGATGGAACCAGGATAGTTCTAAAACTCCCTCTTACTCTTGCAATTGTACCATCGCTGATTGTTGTCTGTGAGGGGAGAAAGTTTGCCGTACCTCAGGTTGGGCTTGAAGAGGTGGTGAGGGTCAGGGCTAAAGATCTGACCTCTCAAATCGAGAAAATTCATAATTCCGAGATATTGAGACTGCGGGGGAAGCTTCTTCCTCTTGTAAGGTTGTCGGAAGTTCTCGGTCTCATACCCACATTCATACACCCTGTAACCGGGCGCAGGGAGATAGACAAAAGAAGCAGGTTGTCAGACCGGAGAGGAACTCCGGATCAGCAGAACAAAGAGACAGACAGCGGGTTGTCAGAAAAGAGAAGTGGGAAAAAGGACAGAAGAGAATCTGTTAAAAATGCAGTCAAAATTCTTGTCCTTAAAATAGATAAAAAACGTTATGGCCTTATAGTTGGTGACATATTAGAAAGCGAAGAGATTGTTGTAAAGCCATTACCTGAATTCCTCAAGGAAAATCAGTGTTACGCCGGGGCCACAATTATGGGAGATGGTAAGGTTGCAATGATCATCGATGCCGGGGGGATATCAAATATGGCAAAACTCTCCTTCGATGAAGTTGACAAGGCCCTCAGGGATGACCCGACAAATACATTACACTCTGAAAATATCCAAGAAATGCTTATCTTTTCACTCGGGGGAAAAGAATCATTGGCGATAGGGCTTGATGAGATTGCGAGAATAGAAAAACGCAATTTGTCTGAAATAGAGTTTGTTGGGGGGAAGCAATTTGTTCAAACCGGAGACACTGCTTTGGAAATTATTAGGCTGGATCAGCATATGTCTATATCTGCTGGAGAAGAGAACTGTGATAATTCGATATTTCTGATTGTTCCCAAAAACACCCCAAGGCCGATGGGTTTTGTTGCAGCTGCGGTATGTGATACGGTGAAGTCAGTTTTTGCTCTCAATAGGGAGAATGTAAAAGGTGTAGGGATAAAAGGTACTCAGATAATTAATGAAAAGCTTACTCTGGTGCTTGATGTCCCTGCTCTTATAGAGGCTTCGGTTGATTAAGGTGGCTGTTATACTGAGGCACGGGATGCACCGATAACTGCCCGAAATGAGGCAGAAGTCAAATGTGAACGAATACTCTTTTGGGTTAGGAGTCGTTATGCTCAGACAATTTGCAACTTTCTATTTAGGTGACAACCTTTACGGAATAGATGTTTTGCTTATCAGGGAGATTAACCAAAACATATTCATAACAGAGGTTGACCCCTCTCCCGATTACATTGTTGGACTTATGAATCTGCGGGGGCAGATTGTGACCATTGCTGATTTGAAGGTTAAACTTGGTGTTGAAAATGAGATCGATATTATTCCAGGTGCTAACTGCATTGTGCTCAAAACTGATGCTGAACTTGATCGTCTCAGAGATGAGGGGCTTAATGTGGGCACAACGTCAAAGGATATGGTTGGACTCATGGTCGATAAAATCGGTGACATGATTACTGTTGACGAAGAAGAGATGGAGCCGCCTCCTGCCAATGTGTTCGGTGTGGATTGTTATTACATAAAAGGGGTTATTAAACTTGACAGACAGTTGCTTGTTGTCCTCAACATAAATAACGTCCTTTCCATGGAAAATATGTATGGAAAGTAGAGCGTCTTATACAAAGACATATGACCTGATGTTATTTGGTATGATTGTCAATGTGTTTATAACGTTTAGAAGGAGTGCTGATTGGCTATACGGGTGATGGTTGTTGATGATACGGTTATCTACAGAAAAATAGCTTCCGAAGCACTTGGCGATTTCTCCGATGTTGAGGTTGTGTGTACTGCGCCAACGGGGGATATAGCACTGAGGAAAATGTCTGCCAACAAAATTGATCTGGTGCTCTGTGATATAAACATGCCCGGTATGGATGGAGTTAAAACACTTGAGGCTGTCAGAAAACTTTACCCTTCGACACTTTTTGTTATGATGAGCGGAATAAATACCAGACATGCTGATGTTACGATTGAGGCTCTTCAGAAAGGTGCCCTGGATTTTATTAAGAAGCCCCAAGGCTCTTCGATGGATCAGAGCCGAAGCGAACTCAGAAACGATCTGGCTTCAGTACTAAGAATCGTTCGGATGCGCATGGGTTTAAATAAACCTCAACCGGGAGAAAAAAAGACAACCTTTGCTGTCGCCCCACCCGTATTATCGAAAACATCTCTTTCGGGTACTGCGGCTCCGATCCCTTCAAAGTTCTCTATTCTCGCAATTGGGGTTTCAACCGGGGGACCGGAAGCTTTAAATAAGCTGATACCAAGTCTTCCGTCTTCTTTCCCGGTCCCTGTTGTTATAGTGCAGCATATGCCTGTTGGCTTTACAAAATCGCTTGCAGAAAGTCTCAACAAGAAATCTAAGCTTACTGTTGTTGAGGCGCAAAACGGGGATGTCGTATTGCCTGGAAAAGTATATGTAGCTCCCGGTGGAATACATATGACGGTTCGATCAAGAGATAATGCAACAATCATCGGACTGGATGATGGTCCTGCAGAAAACAGCTGTAAACCTGCTGTAGATGTGCTGTTTAGGTCTGTTGCATCTGTTTTTGAAAGTAAAGGTGTTTTGTCAGTCATACTTACCGGTATGGGATCGGACGGAGTAAAAGGGGTAAAGGCTCTCAAAAAGAAGGGGTGTTACAGTATCACTCAGTCCGCATCCAGTTGTGTTGTGTATGGAATGCCCAAAGCAGTCGATGATGAGGGGTTATCTGATAAGTCAGTAGATTTGGATACTATTCCTATTGAAATTTGTAGAGTTTTGAGGATATCTTGAACCAGTTGAAACAGAGATGCTGCGCTGAAATGGAGATGAATACTTGATATGACACCTATGCTGATTTTGTGCATGACACTCAACAGTATATGCCTTAACTATGCAGGATGCAGAGAGAACGATCCTCAAAATTGGACTATAGTGAATTATGCCAGAGCACACTAAGATAGACATTGCGGAATTCAGACTGATGCGCGATTATATTGAGAAATACTGCGGGATTAGTATAAAAGAAGAGAAGGTTTACCTTCTTGAAACACGCCTTGGCTCGCTTATGACCGAAAGCGGGTGCAGCAATTTTCGGCAGTTTCACCGCAAAGCAGTAGATGGTTCTGATGGTAAACTGAGGGAGAAAATTATCGATGCAATGACAACAAACGAGACCTTGTGGTTTCGGGATTCATCACCTTTTGTCATTCTTGATGATGTACTTCTCAAAGAGTTTCATGAACAGGTCAGGAGTGGGAAAAAATCAAAAATCAGGATATGGAGCGCAGCCTGTTCGACCGGCCAGGAGCCTTACTCTATAGCCATGACTATACATGATTACATAAAAGCTCACTCAGGGATCTCATCTGACAAATTTGAAATTGTTGCAACAGATATCTCTCCAACAGTGCTCTTTACAGCCATGGCCGGTAGGTATGATGGATTCGCGATATCCAGAGGACTTCCCGGTGCTATGCTTGATCGCTATTTCACACAATCAGGAAATGTATGGATAATAAAAGATCAAATCAAAAGGATGGTTCAGTTCAAAAAACTTAATCTTCAGGATAATTTCTCAACGATAGGGAAACCTGATCTTATTTTCTGCAGAAATGTACTTATCTATTTTTCTGAGGAATTTAAAAAAAACATTCTCAGGAGAATGGCATCATTGCTGCGTCCGGGGGGATATCTGTTTCTGGGTGCATCGGAGTCGATCAATAACTACTCTGCAGAATATGAAATGCATCGTCATAGCCGTGGCCTTTATTACAGGGTCAGAGAATAGTTAACTGAGTAAGGGGGGGATAAGAAAGTTACGCGCGCGCCGGATGACCCGGAAAACACCGGAGGGGGCGTAAAAACCAGAAAATGGAAGAGAAACACGAGTTAGGGAATCAAGAGTTCTGGAATAGCTTCAAGAAGTTTTTATATTACATATATCAGGAGTGGGATTTACAATGGATGTATCTTATGTTAACCCTTTTATAACTGCAACAGTCGAAACATTTAAGACGATGCTCAATTGTGAATTAAAAATGCAAAAACCAGTTTTGAAAATGGACGCCAAACATCAGTTTGATGTTTCGGGGGTCATTGCACTTACAGGACAAGCACAGGGAATTATTGCGTTGAGTTTCCCAAAAGTTTTGGCTCTGAAGTATGTTTCCATTATGCTTGGAACTGAGATAAAAATTGTGGGAGCGGATTTAACCGACGCTATCGGAGAAATCGCCAATATCGTAGCCGGGTATGCCAAGCAGTATCTTACAGAGTACAAACTTACAATCAGTTTGCCGAATGTGGTCATCGGGAAAGACCATCGGATAGCTGTTCCCAAAGGTGTCCCAACCATGGTTGTCCCCTTCAACAGCACGCATGGTGAGTTTGCTATGGAAGTTGCCCTGAAAACTGCTAAGAAAGGATAAATATGAAAATATTATTGGTCGATGATTCTGTCACAATGAGAAGAATTCAGAAAACACAATTGACATCGCTAAACCTTACAGATATACTGGAAGCTGGCGACGGGGAACAGGCATTTAAGATGTTGGAGCAAAATATGCCTGTAGATCTGATACTTCTCGATTGGAACATGCCGGTCATGGATGGTCTGACTTTCCTGAAAAAGGCTCGATCCGATTCAAAATATAAAGATGTCAAAATATTCATGTGTACTTCAGAATCTGAAAAATCAAGGGTGGTGGAAGCAATCGGTGCCGGAGCAAATAATTATATTGTAAAGCCTTTTACTCCTGAGGCATTGAAAACTAAACTTGGTTTGTGATAATTGGGAAAACGGTATCGTAATCCATTACCTGTATGTGGTTTGTGTGCAGCGAATAACGTGTATTGGGAAGATAGCGCTCAATACACTATTCTCCCAATTTTCCTGAATTCTCGGTTTGCTCTTCATCGCTCCATCGGGCGTAAAGAGTAACATTTCCTTTCACCTGATCGTTTTCAAAATTCCACGATTGTCGAAAGAGGGTATCTGTATACCATCCCAGAAACAAAAGGCCATCACGAACCGGATCATCTGGTTTTTCTATATATTCCCCATCGATAACACTGGAACTATCGATGGGAGCATGATTATCCATAAATGTAACGGTGTGTACAACGAGTGGTGGGAGGAAAATTGACTCGATCTCTTCAACCGTGCTTGACGTTGTTTGTACTGACATTTCTATCGTACTGTGCTCTGTTGAGGCTGGGAGCACTCTTATCACATACTCTGCTTCAGGCAGATCAGTGAATGTGAAAATCCCGCTTGTCTGGTCTGCCTGAACGATCCGTTCCAGTCCATAAATCTGAACAAAAACGGTTTTGTTTTCAATGTCATCTATTTCTATCTGGCCATGGAGAAATGCCGGTGGCTTGAGGGTGTCGGGCGGTAGCTGAATTTCTTCAAGGCTGCTGTTCATAGCACAGGTAAAGAGAACAGAATAGAACTTGGAATCCCGTATTTCGATGTAATAGTTACCCTGGGAGACTGAGTCTATCCAAAATTCTCCGCGTCTGTTGGTCTGGGCATCGGGAACCGGTTCGAGACCGATATCTCCAGGATTTCTAAGATAATGTTGGTTTCTTAGGAAGACAGATGCATTTGCAGCCGGAGTTCCGTTTTCGTAGTAGACGCTGGCACTGATCCTGCCATTGCTTGTTTCTGATGTTGCTCCGGCAATATTCATGTTGCAGCCGAAAAATGCTGTGAAAGTGCAGAGAAGCAAAGAAAAAAAGAGTGGTTTATATCTTTTCATGGCTTCTTTTTTCCTTGAGATATGTAAGGGGAATCAGCTGGATGTTGAGCTGATAAACTCTGTCGGGGTCAGAGCTTTCATTTACAAGTTTTATCATGGATTCCCGGAAGTCTTTTATCCTCAGCTGAATTTCCTCAAAGTTATCCTTATTAATATTCATTGTAATAGTAGAGATATCTCGCGTATGGCGCGGGTGACGATCAAGTGAATCTCCGGAAAGTGCTATGGTCTCTTTCTGAAAAGTGTGGATTGCAACAGAGCGCCACCTTTCACCCGTTGAGATCGCTTTACTCGTGAGGCTGTATCTGCCGCTTGATATATCTTTTTTAATGAGGCCAAGTCTGTAGAGCAGCATTATGGACTCTTTGGCTTCTTTGGCACTGATTGGGGGGCTAAGCTGTTTACCCAGGTTTTCATAATCATCATAAAACTCATAGTACTCAAGCAGGGATCTGATCGCAGTGTAATACCACTTCTGATAAAATGTGTATTGATCCTCTGTTAGCACATCGGCAGAAACATTTATAAACGATAGGATCTTCTCGAAGTATAGCTTACTTTCCCTATCGGTTCTGGCTTTATTGAAGTGAACCAGGTTTTCGAAATACTCCTTCTCTTTTGGATCCAGATCCATGAAGGATGAAAAAATTTCTATATGTTTGTTTGAGATATGCCTTACTTTGAGGAACACCTTTACCAGATAGCTTGGGTCGATTTTTACTTTGGTTGCGAACAGGCGCACTGAGAAGTAGGAGTTTTCTTCTTTGCGCTTCTCGTAAAAATCTTTGAGAAAATCCCGGTATTCAAAATACTCGTACACAGAAATTTGAGTCATCGTAAAATTCCTGAAAAATGTGTCAAGCGCGCTTAATAAGAGGGTACCATGATTTACGTGAAACATCAACTCCCCAGTTAAATATAAGGCGATTTTCAACTTTTGTCTTCATTGTGGGAAATTAAATCGTAGACATTGATGTCCACAGTTTAGGGCTCCTTTTTAAGAATTGACTATAATGAAAAACAGTTAAGACATATTATCTGATGTGTGTTGTTTGGTTATTGTGCTTTCTGTAACAATAAATGCCACCGTTTTGTTCAGCTGTACAGAGATAACCATACAAATAATGTATAGGGTACTGCATAAATCAGCGGCTTGTTTTTAGGCTGTCTTCTTGAAATAAGGGCTGCTGTTGTAAATTTAAGACCATATTTGTGATATGCTGTCATCAAGGGTATGAATCGATACAAAGGCAGTGCCACTGTAAATGCAGATGAAAAGGTGTAGCTGTCTGAAAATTCCGGGTAGGGCAATATTGTGAAAAAAGGTGAGTTAACAGGGAGTGTTTCAGGTTGACGGTTTTTGTTGACACCTTACTTTAATAGCAACTATATTAACAAACTTAGCAGGATGGATCTGAAAGGTTTTACTTTTTGCGGTTCATTGGAATAGTCCTTTTTATACTTTCAATTTTGGAGGGGTGTATGGCTATAAAGGTTGGAATTAACGGATTTGGTAGAATCGGTAGACTCGTATTCCGTGCGGCTATGGACAATCAGAATATTGAGATTGTTGGAATCAATGACCTTATTGATGTCGAATACATGGCTTATATGCTGAAGTATGACTCCACACACGGCCGCTTCAACGGAACTGTGGAAGTTAAGGACGGCAAGCTTATTGTTAATGGTAAAGAGATCAGGGTGACCTCTGAGAGAGATCCTGCAAATCTCAAATGGGGTGATATCGGTGTTGAATACGTGGTGGAA is a window from the Chitinispirillum alkaliphilum genome containing:
- a CDS encoding Signal transduction histidine kinase CheA is translated as MSVHYIKKWHTTSGKKVYSMLETDREMLNELIIESREHLEAIEPDLLELEKKGSSVSPELINRVFRAVHSIKGGFGFFGVTTIVNLSHAMENVMSRVREKAIEVTPEMTDALLQGIDKLSTLLNDVSDSENVPVSEEIDKLSPFLGGTAQSLSGKTQMSDSGLGDKNDPGSKFSMLTDEIYADVIKNGKLLYQVTVVPKTDLSNLNPSDLFKEWEKYGEIIQTVPEREYVLNVKEIMQCEEILVLYSTVLEPDLINECLGLNCERILCVDTDKYRNKANNSLDTELEAANGIAAPNGEKKSSSRIEDVLRVKVSLLNSLMNNAGELVLARNQLLQFIGRPFSHLQESQEFSSEIVNAIIKTLESRNLLKSLQNQEGLQEELNEAVLSSMNFKLNDIQGVNTIVQGVDMVTTVLQEGIMQTRMQPISVVFSKFPRIIRDLAKNLGKKINLVQIGQDVELDKSVIELLSDPLTHLIRNCADHGIESVEKRKNAGKDETGQVVLKAYHEGGKVIIEIDDDGAGIDCEKVKQKALDKGIITADQAKKITDQDARMLIFSAGFSTAEKVTDVSGRGVGMDVVRTNIERLGGTIELQSDLGDGTRIVLKLPLTLAIVPSLIVVCEGRKFAVPQVGLEEVVRVRAKDLTSQIEKIHNSEILRLRGKLLPLVRLSEVLGLIPTFIHPVTGRREIDKRSRLSDRRGTPDQQNKETDSGLSEKRSGKKDRRESVKNAVKILVLKIDKKRYGLIVGDILESEEIVVKPLPEFLKENQCYAGATIMGDGKVAMIIDAGGISNMAKLSFDEVDKALRDDPTNTLHSENIQEMLIFSLGGKESLAIGLDEIARIEKRNLSEIEFVGGKQFVQTGDTALEIIRLDQHMSISAGEENCDNSIFLIVPKNTPRPMGFVAAAVCDTVKSVFALNRENVKGVGIKGTQIINEKLTLVLDVPALIEASVD
- a CDS encoding Positive regulator of CheA protein activity (CheW), giving the protein MLRQFATFYLGDNLYGIDVLLIREINQNIFITEVDPSPDYIVGLMNLRGQIVTIADLKVKLGVENEIDIIPGANCIVLKTDAELDRLRDEGLNVGTTSKDMVGLMVDKIGDMITVDEEEMEPPPANVFGVDCYYIKGVIKLDRQLLVVLNINNVLSMENMYGK
- a CDS encoding Chemotaxis response regulator protein-glutamate methylesterase CheB gives rise to the protein MAIRVMVVDDTVIYRKIASEALGDFSDVEVVCTAPTGDIALRKMSANKIDLVLCDINMPGMDGVKTLEAVRKLYPSTLFVMMSGINTRHADVTIEALQKGALDFIKKPQGSSMDQSRSELRNDLASVLRIVRMRMGLNKPQPGEKKTTFAVAPPVLSKTSLSGTAAPIPSKFSILAIGVSTGGPEALNKLIPSLPSSFPVPVVIVQHMPVGFTKSLAESLNKKSKLTVVEAQNGDVVLPGKVYVAPGGIHMTVRSRDNATIIGLDDGPAENSCKPAVDVLFRSVASVFESKGVLSVILTGMGSDGVKGVKALKKKGCYSITQSASSCVVYGMPKAVDDEGLSDKSVDLDTIPIEICRVLRIS
- a CDS encoding Chemotaxis protein methyltransferase CheR; this encodes MRDYIEKYCGISIKEEKVYLLETRLGSLMTESGCSNFRQFHRKAVDGSDGKLREKIIDAMTTNETLWFRDSSPFVILDDVLLKEFHEQVRSGKKSKIRIWSAACSTGQEPYSIAMTIHDYIKAHSGISSDKFEIVATDISPTVLFTAMAGRYDGFAISRGLPGAMLDRYFTQSGNVWIIKDQIKRMVQFKKLNLQDNFSTIGKPDLIFCRNVLIYFSEEFKKNILRRMASLLRPGGYLFLGASESINNYSAEYEMHRHSRGLYYRVRE
- a CDS encoding Chemotaxis protein CheX — translated: MDVSYVNPFITATVETFKTMLNCELKMQKPVLKMDAKHQFDVSGVIALTGQAQGIIALSFPKVLALKYVSIMLGTEIKIVGADLTDAIGEIANIVAGYAKQYLTEYKLTISLPNVVIGKDHRIAVPKGVPTMVVPFNSTHGEFAMEVALKTAKKG
- a CDS encoding Chemotaxis regulator - transmits chemoreceptor signals to flagelllar motor components CheY, coding for MKILLVDDSVTMRRIQKTQLTSLNLTDILEAGDGEQAFKMLEQNMPVDLILLDWNMPVMDGLTFLKKARSDSKYKDVKIFMCTSESEKSRVVEAIGAGANNYIVKPFTPEALKTKLGL